The genomic interval CCGATCGAAACGGCCCCGAAGCTCAGGCTCAGGTAAAGGTCGTGCTCGTTGGCACCGGCGCCCGGGGCCGAGATCGCGTAGGAGGCCCACGTACCCACCGTCAGCGCGCCCACCGAAAGGCTCAGTCCCGGCTGCACGCTCATCGACTCACCGAAGTCCGTGCCGCGCCAGATGTACCGGCTGACCACGTCGGCGCCCAGTTGAACCTCCTGGGCCCGGACCATGGTGGCCAGCAAAAGGGTTCCAAGCAACAGGCTGTGGCGGAGATGCTTCATGGCGTTTTCTGTTTTAATTAGCCGCTGCAATCACGATTCCAATTTTATTAAATTAAAAACTTGTTATCAACATACTTTTTTAGACAAAAGCGCTTTCTAACATAAATCTTTATGATAACCCTGCTACCCACCTATGCCGATGTCGAGGCGGCGGCCCGGCGCCTGGAAGGTGTCGCCCACCGCACGCCGGTCATGCGCAGCCGCACGCTCGATCGCCTGACAGGAGCCACGCTGTTTTTCAAGTGCGAGCATTTTCAGCGCGCCGGCTCTTTCAAATTCCGCGGTGCCTACAATGCATTGGCCACGCTTCCGGAGGCCGAACGCCGTCGGGGTGTGCTCACCTACTCCTCGGGCAACCACGCCCAGGCGCTGGCGCTGGCCGGACGCCTGCTCGGTGTGCGGGTGACGGTGGTCATGCCGCAGAATGCCCCGGAAGTCAAGCGGGCGGCCACGGCCGGCTACGGCGCCGAGATTGTGCTGTACGATCCGGAGCAGATCACGCGTGAAGAACTGGGGCGGCGACTGGCTGCCGAACGCGGGCTGACGATCATTCCGCCCTACGACCATCCGCAGATCGTGGCCGGACAGGGCACGGCGGCCCGGGAGCTGCTGGAAGAAGTAAAGTCGCTCGACGTGCTGCTGGTGCCCTGTGGGGGCGGCGGTCTGCTTTCGGGCTCGGCGCTCAGCGTTCGGGCGCTGGCGCCCCGGTGCCGCGTGATCGGCGTCGAGCCCGAGCGGGCCGACGATGCCACGCGCTCGTTCCGCACCGGCCGCCTGCACCGCGTGCACAACCCGGACACCATCGCCGACGGCGCCCGCACACCCTCGCTGGGTGAGGTCACCTTCCCGCTGGTGCGGCAATATGTGGACGACATGGTGACCGTCTCGGAAACGGCCATCCTGCAGGCCATGTACGTGCTCTGGGAGCGGCTCAAGCTGGTGGTCGAGCCCACCGGAGCGCTGCCGCTGGCCGCCCTGCTCGAAAACCGGGTGGCCGTCGCGGGTCGGCGGGTCGGACTGATCCTCAGCGGCGGCAACGTCGATCTGCGCCGCGCCGCCACGCTCTTTGCCGAACTGCACCAGTTGCCCGAATTGCCCCCCAGCGTATGACCGTCGATCGCCAGATGCTGGACGCATTGGTTGCGCACTACGAGCAGCCGGACTTCATCGCCACCGATCCGATCGCCATTCCGCACGCCTTTGACGACGCGCGCGATCAGGAGGTGATCGGGCTGTACGCCGCGTTGCTGGCCTGGGGGCGTCGGTCGATCATCCTGCAAAAGCTGGAAGAACTGTGCGCGCGCATGGACTACCGGCCCTACCGCTTCGTGCGTTTTTTCGACCCCGAGCGCGATGCGGAGCGGCTGCGCACGTTTCGACATCGCACCTTTCAGCCGGAAGATGCCCTGTGGCTGACGCGCAACCTGCAGGCCCTGCTGACCCGCTACGACACGATCGAACACTTCGTGGCCGCGCACCTGCCGGCCGACGCACCCGACATCGGTCCGGCCATCGAGGCGTTGAGCCGGGCGCTCTGCGGGCTGCCGGGCACTCCCCCCCGCCTGCGCAAGCACCTGCCCTGCCCTTCCACGGGTAGCGCCTGCAAACGGCTGGCGCTTTACTTTCGCTGGATGGTGCGGCCCGGGCCGGTCGATCTGGGGCTGTGGCGCGCGGTACGTCCGGCACAACTGGTGCTGCCGTTGGACGTGCACGTCGGACGCCAGGCGCGGGCCTGGGGACTGCTCCGGCGTAAAACCAACGACTGGAAAGCGGTGCAGGAGCTGACGGCCGTCTGTCGCCGCTTCTGTCCGGACGATCCGGTGCGCTACGACTTCGCGCTGTTCGGCGCGGCGCTGTTGAGTGCTTCCCCAGAGGCCAGCTCCTTGCCGACGGCCCGGTAGGCCCGGTTGTAGTAAAGCAGCGGGGGGCCATCGGTAAGCGTCTCAATTTCGATAACCTCACCGACAAAAATCGTGTGGTCGCCGGCCTCCAGCGTACGGTACGGGCGGCAATGCAGCACGGCCAGCACGCCTTCCAGCACCGGAGTGCCCTCGGGGTGCAACCGGTAAGCCAGCCCTTCGAACTGCTCCGCACCGCT from Rhodothermus marinus carries:
- a CDS encoding threo-3-hydroxy-L-aspartate ammonia-lyase, translating into MITLLPTYADVEAAARRLEGVAHRTPVMRSRTLDRLTGATLFFKCEHFQRAGSFKFRGAYNALATLPEAERRRGVLTYSSGNHAQALALAGRLLGVRVTVVMPQNAPEVKRAATAGYGAEIVLYDPEQITREELGRRLAAERGLTIIPPYDHPQIVAGQGTAARELLEEVKSLDVLLVPCGGGGLLSGSALSVRALAPRCRVIGVEPERADDATRSFRTGRLHRVHNPDTIADGARTPSLGEVTFPLVRQYVDDMVTVSETAILQAMYVLWERLKLVVEPTGALPLAALLENRVAVAGRRVGLILSGGNVDLRRAATLFAELHQLPELPPSV
- a CDS encoding TIGR02757 family protein, which produces MTVDRQMLDALVAHYEQPDFIATDPIAIPHAFDDARDQEVIGLYAALLAWGRRSIILQKLEELCARMDYRPYRFVRFFDPERDAERLRTFRHRTFQPEDALWLTRNLQALLTRYDTIEHFVAAHLPADAPDIGPAIEALSRALCGLPGTPPRLRKHLPCPSTGSACKRLALYFRWMVRPGPVDLGLWRAVRPAQLVLPLDVHVGRQARAWGLLRRKTNDWKAVQELTAVCRRFCPDDPVRYDFALFGAALLSASPEASSLPTAR